The window CGATCGCCGCTGGTCATGCTCGGAGCCTCGCCACGTCGCGACGCGCCCAGCTGTTCGATCGCTCGCTACCCCAGTCGTGTCCTCCCGAAAAGGAGGCTTCTGGGCCGTGAGGCCCGATTTTCCCAATCATGCATGGGACCGACCCCGCACCGGAGCGACCGGTTCGGTGGCCGTCGAACTGGGAATCGAACTGTCAGCCCCTATACTGTCGGAAAATCAAGGGTTCTCAATGGATCCAATTGGATCTTCGAAGATCCTATGGAATCTGTAAGGATATGGCCGCTACTGGGGATTTATATTGCTAAATCAATGGTTCTCTGGTATGGCAGCAGATCAGGCACACGCCGGGGAATCGGTCGAGGGCGTTCTTTCCGAGGACATCGTCGAGAGCGTCACCGTCCAAGATCAGGGCGGTTCCTACATGGTGTCGATCCCGAAGCAATCGGCCCGCGACCTCGGGATCACGAAAGGCGACTCGCTGCTGTTCGTGGGTGAGGCTGGCGACGCGGTCCTCGAGGTCGGCCCGACTGACCGTGTGTTCTGACGGCCGTCGCCGTCTCGACCTCAGTCGGTTTTCTGACTCTGTGGGATGACGAGCTGTCTGCCCGCCGCAGCGTCTCGGAGATCGCTGTATTCGTAGGCTTTGTCGCACTGTCCACAGTAGGCAGTCGGCCCATCAGCTGGCCGGAGGGTCGAATGGCCCACGGGACAGCGAACTCGCCAGGGATCCTCGAGTAACTGATCGACCCGTTTCTCGTCGGCCATACTCACTCAGATTGATAGCGGCTGAACTGTATACCTCAGCCATCCGGTGTGAAAGTGAAAGTAGCGGAGAGCAGTGGTTCCGACTTGTCTCACAACTCGGAACCGAACCACCGGATCCACCCCTGGTTTCGCCGTGATCTCCCCGCCCACGGATGGGGCTTTATTCCGACTTCTTAGAACAACCTACCATGCGCCTCGAAGCCACCGCAGGCGAAGATCAGTACAAGGTGTGGTTGACCGACTCCGAGCTCGAGGAGCTTCGGCGGGCCGCCGCGAGTCACCGCGACGATCTCGTCATCCAACTGGGCGGCTACGTCGGACTCCGCGCCTTCGAGATGACTCAGGTCTGCCCGAAACACGTCAAGCGCACCGAGGACGGCGAGCACTACCGCCTCCGGGTCCCCGAGGGGAAGGACACGAGCGGGAACGGCGGGAAGCCCCGCGACGCCTACCTCCCGAAGGACGTCGAGGGCGACATCCACCGCTACCAGAACGCCGAGGACGTCGGCCGCCACGAGTCGCTGATCGACCTCTCCGAGCGGGGCGTCCGCGCGGTCGTCAAGCGGGCGGCCGAGCGGGCCGCCGAGCAGACCGGCGACGAGGACTTCCGTCACGTCAGCAGCCACGATCTCCGGCGGCGCTTCGCGCAGCGGCTCCTCGTCGATCGACAGATGAACCCGCGCGTCGTGATGGCCGTCGGCGGCTGGGACTCGTTCCAGGCGATCAAACCCTACCTGAACTCCCCGACGCCGGAGATCGTCAACGACGCCTTCGAGAGCGCCGGCATCGAGTGACGCTGTCCGCTACTCGCTCACTCGATCAACCGGTACTGTCACCGCCGTCAAGCCGGCCTTGAACAGCAAAATCTAACCGTTTCGCGACGAGTGGTCCCATCGCGGCCCGGGTGTGGCCCTGCCCGGCCAGTGGGCCGCTGAAAACGAGGGTAATACTGGTCTCGCAAGGGACCGGGGCCTGTAGAGATCCACAGGCCCCTCAGGACACCCACTTCTGAGCGAGATAACACCCATCAAGGCTGTCTTGAGGTTGCCAAGCACCGATTGATTACAGCCTGTTTTCCAAGCACTAATCGAAGTGTTCCAAACAGTATGCCGGTTTTAATACCAGATAGAGACGGGTTACGAGCGGATGTTCATCAAAGACCTACTCGAGCGGGACGATGCGGTGTCGCCGGTGATCGGCGTCATCCTGATGGTCGCCATCACGGTGATCCTCGCGGCCGTCATCGCCTCGTTCGTGCTGAACCTCGGGGACCAGGCACAGCAGCAGACGCCGACGGCGAGCTTCGACTTCGAGTACGACAACGAATCCAGTGGAGTGGATAAACTCACAATCACGCATGCATCGGGAGATACGATTGACGGGGCCAATCTAAATGCCACAGTCAGTGGCGGTTACGGTGATGATGGTTCAAATACCGGCTCTATAGAAGTGGATGATAGTCTATTCAATGGAGAAATAACCGCAGGAAGCTCTTCACAACTAAATGGCAGTTCTGTGATCGTTAGCGGCCACAACGATGCAGGTACTGTCCTTAACCTGAACAATGCAACTGTTCGGATCATTTACACAGCTGAGTCGGGCGGAAGCTCCTCAACAATCACCACCTGGGAAGGCCCCAACGCGTAGTAACGCACGCGTTTAACCCCCTTCGACCCCCTCACACTTTCTATCGAGACCACACTTCCGAGTAGTCGGTAGACCGTCCCTGCTTCCGATATTTCAACATCTCCCTCTCTTAGTTGCCAGTTTCACTTTCACTATGCGTACGTGACTTGCCATTTTTACAGTGGGTCTCCTCGGCTCGGCGTGCCCATGCCACCTACCCGAGAGATCGACCTCGAGGACGAGTACGACCGCTGGCGCTACACCTGCCCGAACGGGCATCACGACTGGGAACCGACGAACCACCACTTCTACTGTGCGACGTGCGCCCGTGCAGAAGGCGTCGCCGGCGAGTTCCACGAGCTGCGTGACCGGAAAACAGGTCGTCTGTACGAGCGCGACGAGGTCCGGCTCCTCACCGCTGCCGGCCCCTTCGACCGCGACCTCGACCGGCGGGGTGAGAGCGCGTGATCTGTGTGAAGTTACCCGTCGGGTTCGGGATCGTCGCGCAGGTCAGCGTCACCAGCGAGGTACTCCTCGCCACGGTCGGTGACTCTGTACCAGGGTCCGCTCTCATCGACGATTTCGAGCAGACCTGCTTCCTCAAGCTTGGGAAGGCGACGTTTGATGGTGGAGTACGAGATGTCGAAGCCTTCGGCTCGGAGATTAATCTCCAACCCGCGCTTGTTCAGCGCGACGTTGTTCTCTGCCAGAAACTCCAGAATGACGTCGTCTCGCCCAGTCATCCATGGAGCCCTATATCTACGAGCCACATCCAGAGGCCGGTTCGAGGCATAATAATTGGATCAGTCTTGGCACAGCATGAATATTTTCCTTCCATCCAAGACCAAAATACTGGGCAAGATTTATACACTTTGACCATAATCTTGGTCACACCGACCGACGCGGTGCTCCTCGGGACGTCGCCCTCTGGAAAATGGGGTCGCGGCGACCGTGGAACCAGCACGGGCACCGCGTTGGTCGGGAGTCCGACGATGCAAGATAGCGACCTCGGGGGACTTGAACCCCCACGACCGGACGCGAATCGACCGACGAC of the Halomicrobium salinisoli genome contains:
- a CDS encoding AbrB/MazE/SpoVT family DNA-binding domain-containing protein, translating into MAADQAHAGESVEGVLSEDIVESVTVQDQGGSYMVSIPKQSARDLGITKGDSLLFVGEAGDAVLEVGPTDRVF
- a CDS encoding site-specific integrase; translation: MRLEATAGEDQYKVWLTDSELEELRRAAASHRDDLVIQLGGYVGLRAFEMTQVCPKHVKRTEDGEHYRLRVPEGKDTSGNGGKPRDAYLPKDVEGDIHRYQNAEDVGRHESLIDLSERGVRAVVKRAAERAAEQTGDEDFRHVSSHDLRRRFAQRLLVDRQMNPRVVMAVGGWDSFQAIKPYLNSPTPEIVNDAFESAGIE
- a CDS encoding type IV pilin encodes the protein MFIKDLLERDDAVSPVIGVILMVAITVILAAVIASFVLNLGDQAQQQTPTASFDFEYDNESSGVDKLTITHASGDTIDGANLNATVSGGYGDDGSNTGSIEVDDSLFNGEITAGSSSQLNGSSVIVSGHNDAGTVLNLNNATVRIIYTAESGGSSSTITTWEGPNA
- a CDS encoding winged-helix domain-containing protein; translated protein: MTGRDDVILEFLAENNVALNKRGLEINLRAEGFDISYSTIKRRLPKLEEAGLLEIVDESGPWYRVTDRGEEYLAGDADLRDDPEPDG